Within the Phaseolus vulgaris cultivar G19833 chromosome 9, P. vulgaris v2.0, whole genome shotgun sequence genome, the region tataGCTGTCTATAACGTGTATTTTGTGCCAGATGCAACGTAACTACAACAGAGTACGCATTGCTTCTATTCCACTGCCATTCATTTTTCAGTGTGTGGGGACGCCACTACATACTAATTTAGCTTAGGATCAAACATTATAATTACAATTAACAATCAATTATAATACATAGCTTAAACCATCAATAACATGGTTATTTTAAATCTCAAGTTAATTACAACTTAATTACAAGTTGATTTTATATAGTTGATTAATaactaaaatgtatttttttaagatgTTATTAAAGTTGTTTACAGTTGATTATAATgagagtttatttattttacaggTGATCCGTTATCACATCGTTATTGGATCACTTATAAGATCACTTATAGTATATCGTCATACACATAAATTGAtaaattttactaaaaaaaatatgtgatgagattttatattgtattgttttttatttattaattatgaatttcACGTAGTACAAAAATTGTTATACTactctaatataaaatattagaaatgACTTGGTTGTTAAAATTTACTTGTTGGTAGAACTTTAGAGAATGTAAAGTTTACACTCATTTTAATTCctttataacaatatataatatgGTTTAAATAATTTGGTCTCAAATTTTACTCGATAGATAATGTTActataaaagaatataattgtaaattttattaagaaataatatatatatatatataattttaaaaaaacaaaattaacaataatataaacactaattttgaaatttaataacgtaaaatataaaaacatcatTGAAATTAGGGGTAATTAACTAATTAGTCTTACTCAACATCTATATGTGtctcctttatatatatatatatatatatatatatatatatatatatattaaaacacacataattATGAGAATGAGAATACTTTGTAAGTCTTAATTAATAACCTCTCTAATAGAATGAATTGAGAAATTTGTTACTTTAtacttattaaaatatttaattgttatcaattattaaaatttaatcagtaagttttcataatttaaattaaaatctgattgtatttcatttttcaaattaaaacaatacaaaaattaaataataaattatagtgcttttattttaataaattaaatttaatatttcatacatgtaatatatatttttaaaaatataggaCGTCCTACTTTGTAGACTAAGAAATCAAAATGAAGTGTTAATATGTTAGTAAAAACACACAccgaaaagaaaattaattttattattaaaataaaacaattttaaaaattaatcacatttagtatttttaaaaatatacagtaattaaaataacattttttataaaaaaaatatcttaaatatgTTGTTTTATACGGTCAAATTGACGATAACTCTAAAACTCAATACATTTTATCATAAATActtgaaaaatatgaaaacacaGACACAATAATACTTACGAGTGTATAaataagattatatatataatatttatttatttttttttacacaattttcATTACCGGTGCAGTTTACGAGTCTACAATAATGGAAAATAATTGTCTGctttcaataattaattatttattctagAAAAAGAGTTTAAGGTATGATTAATACatatacatttttaatataaattcacGAACAACTTTATTTTAAGAaatgttaaatttattatattgtttCATTACATCTTCTTACAACATTTAGAAAAGTACTTAATTacgaatattttatattaaacttGATTGTTATCGTTGATTAAACTTTGTAGAGTCCGTTAACCACGAAAGCTGAAGCTTCTTAAGGTCTACCTTCTGTTCTCGCTGTGCTCCTTTCAACTTCTTAGCGAAAACTAATTCCATGGCTGCCACCACTTCTTCTTCCGCCTGCACCGGCTTCTTCACTCTCCGATCATCCAACTCCGTCGAGTCCAGGGCCTCGTCGACGCAGGCCTCTTCCGGCTGCGGAAAGTTTGATGGCGTGGCCATGTGGTTCATCAACGGCGTCACAACGGCTTTCTTCGCCTCCTTGAACCGTTGCTCTTGCATTCGCATCGCCACCCAGGAAGACGGCGAAGACGCCAACGACTTGCCGTTGATGCTCAACGACGGAAATCTCCGCCACGACGGTGTCGTTTCGGCCACCGGAAGCAGGAGAAGGAGCGGGAAAGGGAAGAAGAGTGAAGCTCTGATCGTGAACGAGGACTGAACATAAAGTCATGTGAACACAAATACCCTTCCAATCGAAATCAACGTCTCTTAATTTTCTTGGTATGTGATATAATGTTGTATCTATGGGGTTATTAATACCTTAATTATGTTTTGGATTGATTTTGGAGAGCCAAAATGAAATTAAGAATTAATCTATCTTTGATATTATATATACAGAATGAAGAATGATCATAACGTGTAATGAAATAAACTAAATGGAGCTCGATTCCCATTACCTTTTTGTGCAATTTTCTGATGTTtcttatattttcaaataaatcatGAGCTAGAATTAATATGATCGACAAAATTATGAATCGCTTATTTGTATCCAGTTATGAAATCTGATTGTATATTCATTTCTAGCTTCA harbors:
- the LOC137822819 gene encoding uncharacterized protein encodes the protein MAATTSSSACTGFFTLRSSNSVESRASSTQASSGCGKFDGVAMWFINGVTTAFFASLNRCSCIRIATQEDGEDANDLPLMLNDGNLRHDGVVSATGSRRRSGKGKKSEALIVNED